The genomic region ATTGGGTAATGTgtccagaggtgggtagagtaaaccgaaacagtactcaagtaaaactactgttactttctaatgatgttactcaagtagaagtaagagtactcatagaaataagtacttgagtaagagtaaataagtaactaaaaaaaaatctacttaagtagtgagtaacttgtgagtagtatcatatataaaattgtactgtattggaaatgctaataccaatgtgaagtgcacactgcctttaataaagtgacataaataggaaaatgccaaaatgaatgctgttaggcatggtttactttcaaacattaaagaaagagaagctgtactgtgcacaaactaatgtaaccgctttcattttttaaaacaagctagaacttcaaactgtctgagatgtcatcagaactccagaacatcaatactccaacattacaaaaaaaatatatctatgccttccaaactttcttttttaacctttaacttattttcagtacatcttacttaaaaacataacttgaaaatactaaaacaacttggaagtgtttaaaaaggccatgaactcagtcctgaagaatctctctgaggtgactgttgggcttcagaagcagctgtttttattagcatgctaccttactgctcttataagttactttagatcactttccaacatttctaacatgcttttaagattttatgttaaccagtatgatcctaagcttacctaactgataactcaccatgacatgcttttaagatttaatattaactactatgatcattagcttacctaactgataactcaccatgacatgcttttaagatttaatattaactagtactatccttagcttacctaactgataactaactataacatgcttttaagatttaatattaccctgtatgatcattagcttacctaactgataactaactataagatgcttttaagatttaatattaaccagtatgatccttagcttacctaactgattactcaccatgacatgtttttaagatttaattgttctataagctcaagatttcAACCGTATAGATAAAGTAAGCagcgcataatgtgactgtttctcctcgtcatttagaagttatgagagagtccggatgttgggtacagggtaaacatgttcctccaaaggggacgcaggtattacgcagcctctctccccagctgtaggtggaggcgggggcggagctacttctccgttcattcagtgttgaagctatttatagctctggatcagaaggagctgcgtgagagatcggctgagtataaaacaatataaaatgtagaaaaaaaggaacggtaaaagtagcgactggacagcccaatgtaacgaagtaaaagtacatattttttaacacaaatgtacttgagtaggagtaaaaagtactctgcaaaacaaatactctcagaagtacaattttttgaaaaaactactcaagtacatgtaacggagtaaatgtaactcgttactacccacctctgaaTGTGTCACATAGAAGCGTACAGGAAAACAAAGTTATACCTCCCTATCCTCGATGGGTGCCCTTGGCCTAGTCTCACCCACAAACTTGGGTATTTTTCGAGAGACGATGTCTTCCAGAATCTTCCTTGCCTCTGCCAGTTCCTCATTGTAAGAGTTGAGTATTTGTTCGAACACACTGtctaaaagacaaacagagcaagAGAGATGAGTTGGAATAAACCGTTGTTTTACAAATAATGACACAAAAACCTTGGTAAATCTaatttgttttctaaaatgtttgttcAATTTGGCATGATTATTTAAAAGTCAGTACAGCTTCACGTTATATGCAGGATCTGGTGTCAGTGATTTGAGTTGCATAACAATAACTTGAGTACTACTAGGTAGCCATGCTGTAGTAATATCTGCATTGTCTTcctgaaatatgcaaggtctcCCCTTGTAatgcattgtctggatggctgAATGAGTTACTCCAAcattgtatatattgttcagcattaatggtcaCTTCCCAAATATGTAAGCTGCCCATGCGATGGACACTCATGCATCCCCATACTATTCTGGATGCTGGCATTTGAAAAGGTGCTGATAACAAGCtaggtggtccctctcctctttagagcagaatccatgatttccaaaaagaatgtcacattttcatttatctGACGAAAGGACTGTTTCCGCTTCCTTTCACCCCATCTTAAATCCCAGAAGTTTCTATATcataattatataaatataattactGTCACCCGCTCACTTGTAGCAAATGTTGCTGACTTTTACCTGCTTTgctctcacatcagctcaccacAACTCGAAAAGGTACAAGTAAAGTCAGGATAAAAAATTaatctgtttgtgttcaggAAGTTTTAAGGAGTTTTCTGTATGTATGACTAAGGCTTCAGtgactctgtcctctctcatTGGCTACATAGACACCTCCAGAAGGTGCTGACACAATCGTTCAGATttgaaatatcaaacatgttagaAATGATCAGAAAGGCCAGTTGGGATGTTGATGTTGCTCTGTGAAATTCACCAAATTGCCAAAGAATTTTGGCTGAACAAAGACCCGAAAGCAAATTCCCCTGGATTGTACTAACACCACACAGAATGTACACACCTGTTAGCTTTGTGTAGGCCACCATGTCATTTATGGCTGTGGAGAGAGTGAAAATTCCCCCATCTGATCCTTTAATGTTGATGTGGtcgtctgcttttaaaaaagccTCAGCAATCCTGGATGATCATACCAAACATAATGTTgattaaagaagaaaatgataCAGCAAATCAAATAAGCTACTCTAGAAGAACACCTAATTTAATGTCGTCAGAGCTGTGCTTCTacctttcagttttttttacacatctgCGACCCACTTTACGACCTTGACCCACCAGTTGAAAGTCACAGAGTTAAACTCTACTAATAACTGAAGGAAAGCACTTACATATGTTGTATGATTTGGGTGACTTTGTGCTGGTAGGCTCTTCTGTGGAGAGAGTGTCTTGTTTGGAACAGGTCATACATGTTGTTGACTTCCTGTAGAGGTTATTGTCATAGTTTAGTCCCAAGTTAAGATACTTAATGTTTTCTATTTATAATCTGATAAAAAACACGAGTTTCACTGTCAGCACCTTGTCTCTGTTGCAGATGTACTTCCGCGTCATGCCTTCTACCTCAAACACTTTGGCAAACTTCATGAAGCGGTGGTAGTCAAAGTTGGTCTTGATTCCGAGATAGTAGCTGTctctgaggagagacagaaataggAAACGTGTCGAGAATATGAGTGTCAACTCAGGCGGAATTTGCTGTAAAATGCTGCTTATTATTGAAATACTCAGGTGAACACCATAACTgttcaggagaaaaacaaatttgCTTTAGCTGTTGTAATGGTAAAATCCGTTCCTTTGTGGTCAACTGCCCGAGACGCCCCATCTCTTGACCCCTCATCAAGACACTAGgtcccattgtgttttaaattgtgacgtctagaccctgaaacctccttgatgaatacacaatcccatcctggtgcagatacctacaacagacaaagggtgtgaaagggtgtgaaaaacaccttagggaccccaccctgatgtagatacctgcaacagacaaagggtgtgaaacacaccttagggggcggtcctcaggtataaatgttcgAGCTTTCCCCATGTTCGAGGTCTTTCTCCATTCCAACCgctcgggtgttgactgaccttttccttgcaaagaaaataaaaccttgtcggccggcagaagtctctatttcattattcaccagcaACGGGAAGTAACGgcgaaaacttccacaacaatttGGTGTCAGAAGTGGGATCCCTCGAGCGATCGTCTGGGACGGAGCGCGGTCAGTGACAGGCCATCCTGGAAGTAAAAAGTTTTCCAGCCTCTTACCTCAAATCTCTTTCTGAGAAGGGAGGACTGACCGCGGACGCCCCAGATCTTTGCCGCAGGGATTCCACGAACGCAATTTAGCGAAATTCATCTGGTGAGCACTGAAATATTGATATTCAAAAGATTGTCCTTGATTGAAAAACGGTTTAATTTGGCAGAATATTTCCTTTTCTTGTATTATCCACAGTTGGcaagcttttatcatttgtagcttaacgaaatgagcttttatcatttgtagcctaaaaaacgaaatgagcttttatcatttgtagcttaacgaaatgagcttttatcatttgtagcctaaaaaacgaaatgagcttttatcatttgtagcttaacgaaatgagcttttatcatttgtagcctaaacgaaatgagcttttatcatttgtagcttaacgaaatgagcttttatcatttgtagcctaaaaaaacgaaatgagcttttatcatttgtagcctaaacaaaatgagcttttatcatttgtaaacgaaatgagcttttatcatttgtagcctaaacgaaatgagcttttatcatttgtagcttaacgaaatgagcttttatcatttgtagcctaaaaaaacgaaatgagcttttatcatttgtagcctaaacaaaatgagcttttatcatttgtaaacgaaatgagcttttatcatttgtagcctaaacgaaatgagcttttatcatttgtagcttaacgaaatgagcttttatcatttgtagcctaaaaaacgaaatgagcttttatcatttgtagcctaaacaaaatgagcttttatcatttgtaaacgaaatgagcttttatcatttgtagcctaaaaaacgaaatgagcttttatcatttgtagcctaaacaaaatgagcttttatcatttgtaaacgaaatgagcttttatcatttgtagcctaaacgaaatgagcttttatcatttgtagcttaacgaaatgagcttttatcatttgtagcctaaaaaacgaaatgagcttttatcatttgtagcctaaaaaacgaaatgagcttttatcatttgtagcctaaacaaaatgagcttttatcatttgtaaacgaaatgagcttttatcatttgtagcctaaacgaaatgagcttttatcatttgtagcttaacgaaatgagcttttatcatttgtagcctaaaaaacgaaatgagcttttatcatttgtagcctaaacgaaaTGAGCATTTATCATTTATAGCCTAAACGGAATGTGCTTTTGATTGCTTATAGCATATACGGGATAATACAGAGACGTCTGTATTGTAATCTGTTGTGCACGAGCATCACATTTGGAATGGGCAGTAAAAAGTCTGTAGAGGTGAAACCTCCAGAGGGACCTATTGTGGATGTCATGAGAAGGAAATATGGGGATAAAAgtctaaaatatttaaatgccTGGACAGCTGAGTTTGGATTCCCAATAGGGGGATCCCTCAGTTTAAGAAACATATCaattttagaagaaaaaaactgaagGGAAAGGAACTAGAaatgagaaggaaaaagaaggtttatttttttttgtttgtttgtttgttttttgttttgttttttttcccagacaCTGCAGTGCTGTTCCAAAAGTTTAACATCTGTTGTGAACACTCCTAGAAAAATCCAGCTGGTACCTAAAAGCACTTctaaatctttttcttttttgttgaaacacagacaattCTTAAAATCTGAAATCTTCTTCTCCATCAGGACAGGGTCACAGCTCTTCTAGATGCCATTTTGCTCCCAAACTCAATTGCTGTTTGTAAATGCTTTGCTAATACTAACAACTCAGATTCTGTCTCTCTAGGAAACGCAAAAGCTGATACCGCTGCAAAAGACCTACTCTCCAACCCATTATCCTTGATTCTTTGTTCAACTCCAATCTCTATTCCCAGTTTCCTTACAGCACTACAGTCCTTAGCAACATCATAAGAAAAGACGTTGTGGAGACGCTGCGGTGCCACACAGAAAGAAGCAGTGTGGCTCTGACCTGCCTTTGCAAATTGACACATGGGTTGTAACATGTGTCAAAAGGGGGAATGTCGGACGCCATAACTCAACACTGGTTCACCTAAGGTTTTCAGTTCATGCACAAAAATTTTGTCAATCATGTATGGTTCGTGCAACACATAACGCAGGTGAAGTCAGCCCTTCCACAACCAGTTTCCACATCACTCCATGATTTCCATCCTGATGACTGAGTGGTGATAAAGAACCTAAGAAGGAAACACTGGCACTCCAAACGCCGGCGATGTCCATTCCAGGTGCTCCTAACAACGCAtactgctgtgaagatcgttgAGAGAGTTACGTAGATTCACGCCAGCCACTGCAGGAAGGTCCCTGAGTCAACGGAGGAACTCAGTTGTCAACGCGAGGACGAACAAGGCCGAGAACTACACCATGCACCACCTGATCCTGACCATATCATGTTCGGAGATGCTGATAGAAGCCTACAGTACACCTACAAACCTGCCAAGACTGTCACTCTGACAGAAGGACAAAGAACAACATTCATCTGTACTGTTTATCCTGAAATTTGGCGATCAGGCCAAATTCATGCATATTATATCATATGACAAGTACCTATGCAGAAACCCCTGAAGCCCACACGATTGGCACTCAATCGTGACCGCTACTGACAAAACCCTTGCTCCAAACAGAGATCCCCACCATTACCCCAGctcagactctgactctgatgaagacattgtgtaaataatgttgttttgttttgttttgttttgttttgttttgttttgttttgttttgttttgttttgtcttgttttgttttgtttaattctTCTCTTGTAAACAACTGCCATGATGATACATCTACAAATCCATGGAATTAATGTGTCGGATAATTAAGTTGTgacaattgttttgttttgtttttctcttaaatGATCAATGAATGATCAAAAGGGAGAATTGTAATGGTAAAATCCGTTCCTTTGTGGTCAACTGCCCGAGACGCCCCATCTCTTGACCCCTCATCAAGACACTAGgtcccattgtgttttaaattgtgacgtctagaccctgaaacctccttgatgaatacacaatcccatcctggtgcagatacctacaacagacaaagggtgtgaaagggtgtgaaaaacaccttagggaccccaccctgatgtagatacctgcaacagacaaagggtgtgaaacacaccttagggggcggtcctcaggtataaatgttcgAGCTTTCCCCATGTTCGAGGTCTTTCTCCATTCCAACCgctcgggtgttgactgaccttttccttgcaaagaaaataaaaccttgtcggccggcagaagtctctatttcattattcaccagcaACGGGAAGTAACGgcgaaaacttccacaacactgtctgaaaaataaagtttatctaCAGCAAGTTCACTAAAAATCACCTGAGTAGGTAGTCAAACTTGTCCACGTCCACGCCACTCCTTTTGTTGGACACAATGTCATAGAGGAAGGcctttttctcctccctgcCATTATATGGCCACTGTGAAGATGATAGACAATATTGGCATTAGTGGCAATGTCACGATAAGAACACAGGCTGATTTCACACAACTCCCATGAGCTGAACTGACCTTCTGGTCTGTATTTCTTTTAGTGTCCAAAGGTCCAAAAAACATCTCCTTGATGAAAGTCatgtccttttctttcagtccaTATTCCTTCATCACCGGCTCAAGTTTATTACTTCTCACCAGGTGGTCAAACATGTCACAAGAGCCTTGTTCATGCTAGGAGACATAGAGActcattaaaatgttataaatacaaaatgaaagtaaaaaaacaaacaatgactcAATGCCTAAACAggaatggtttgtatttatcatggaattgatttattttttaaatatgcttcattttttggggggttggtTGCACCATGCACATATGACGTGATCATTTCTTACCTTCcagttttccttttcttctgatttctttgttttgggtAGGAAGCAACCATCAAACAGGTGGGAAAATGGCCCATGACCTTGATATagagaaataaatgtgtgtaaaaactACCTTTTTTCTGGGgttgaattaaattaattttattacAGGCTCAGTGATTAATAACTTGTGATTAAAGCTGCTATTGGTaagaatggtgtaaaaaataaGTACTTTTTTCTgttgggtttggagaaaaggtcagaaCACCGATCGGTACttatctgtaagtgaagtaatttgacattgtggcgaaatctctgcgttttccaatgtctttgtatcaagcaattttattattcccctctttcccgttatcacagaccaatcagagctactcccccgTACTACCtcaccctgattggctgggaagccactattTCCTCAtataccccttttccaccaaggcagtttcagggccagttcgGAGTTCGGAGAACTGgcttttcgtgtttcgactgcgagtgaaccagCTTCCAGCCTGGAAAACTGGTTCATTCCATAGACACCAGTTTAGTCTATGCTAAACAACAAGCTAAATTGGGCTAGCGGGCTAGCAGAGAGGCTAACAACTGTTTACGTTCAGACTTATAGAGAATAAAAACCTTTCTTCTCGTATGAAGTCGCCGTCCACGCAGAGAATGCTGAGTAGCACAAAACTGTTGATACAGTTGGGCCCTCTCCAGGCCCTCATCTGATTTtgaaaagccaggagcaacaccagcaagcatgctaagttgtctgcctttgttgttgttgtggggGTTTCGGTTTTTGGTTTTCTGCCTTGGTTTCCTTGCTTTTGGTTTTCGGTTTCGGACAAGacttttcatttcggtgcatccctacttcaCAGGCTTACGTCCAAACTAAACAGTGCCCCACCTCTTTCTCCTAAAATGATGCTCATTGGTCCAATCATTCTCTGACCAGGAACAAGCGTATCAGCTTGAAGCTTTCACAAAATGGAGCAGCCTGATGAGAGACATGGAATCTGACCATCCATCTGCTTAGTAAGGTTATCTTACTGTTTTATCAcattacttttattaaaaagtAACATGACAAAGTACTTTCATTATGGATGAGCCTTAAATTGTTAATGGGGGAAgcccttatttttattttactttatttttttattttcccatcTAACAATGAGCTCAGTGCCGGGTATTCTTCTCTGTCCTGTCAACAATAAAGCAGTTTCATATAGCAACCCTACAAGCTTGGAGTACTTCAGTTTAAAAGCCTTGATTTGCAGCGTTAATCGTTTGCATTTGTTTtctgcctttgtgtgtttttgactcTAAGGCCAAAAGCGATTGTTTCTGCCTTTTTCAACCTGCTTTTTATTTGCAGAGTATTTCAGCTGATGCGTTTGTTTTGGACTTGTGCATGTGTTATTGAATATACATTGGTCAGGCACTTCCAGTACGTTTTGTCTCAAGAAGATCATTATCTGCCAATTAGGGCAACAAAATACATGATGTAGTAGTTGCACACCCCTGAGGAGTAAACTACATAATGAAAGCTCATCAGGCAGCTGCTGACATCTCAATGCATAAATATTGTCATTTTTGTAAAGAATATTTGCACATGAAAGGCCTTCCCTCTTCTTTTATGAGATGTTGTCCAGTTCTGATAAAACTGCTGCTGTAGCTGCATCCACACTGATCTCTTCACAGGCTTACGTCCAAACTAAACCGTGCCCCACCTCTTTCTCCTAAAATGATGCTGATTGGTCTAATCATTCTCTGACTAGGAACAAGTGTATCAGCTTGAAGCTTTCACAAGATGGAGCAGCCTGATGAGAGACATGGAATCTGACAATCCATCTGCTTAGTAAGGTTATCTTACTACTTTATCatgttacttttattaaaaagtAACATGACAAAGTACTTTCATTATGGATGAGCCTTAAATTGTTAATGGGGGAAgcccttatttttattttactttaaagggAAGGATTATGTCAATATTTTAACTTTCGATCTAATATCGATGAGACGTGCATTACTCACCCAGATCGTGACAGAGACCAGCGATCTGCACACAAAGGATGTCCTTTTCAGTGATGTCGAGCTCTGGCTGCCTTGTTCTTAGATTCTCTGCAAGCTGCCCTGCTAAGTATCCCGTCctttaaacacaacatacaACAATGaacaagaaaaggaagaaacaaacatgtaattCAACTATCCCTTTAGGATGCTGTTGCACAACTATTCAAAATGATAAACATTCATGATAAGATATGTACTTTTTATGttgatttcattgttttgatttcatttcatttgctTTACTTCAAACCAGTCTTCATCTGATATTGACTTAGGTTACTTGAAAGAAATATGTTGACATACCCGATAGAGTGTTCAAAGCGGCTGTGAGTCGCTCCAGGGTAAACAAAGCAGACACCTCCAAGCTGCTTAATGTGTCGTAGCCTCTGGAACTGAGGTGTGTCAATGATTTTAATGAGAAGTGGATGCAACTTAATGAGCCCATGGATGGGATCATTAATCACCTGTCAGAAaacaattaacaaaaaacacaaaacttaaATACCTTAAAgaataccagaaaaaaaaaagctccagtTGTCCTGAGGACTCTGTGAAGTAGCTTTAAGATAGGAATACTGACAATGGACTCAGTGGTTTGCGTGCAGTTATTGTGCCAGCCATCatcatttctgtttatttagctcttttctcttttatctcaacagacacaaaaacatggTGTGATGTGTTGTAAGGCATGTGGTGTATATTACCTTGTATTTcctggagataaaaaaaaagacataaatagGAGAGTTGATAAGAGACAAAGTATGAAGTACTAAACTGTAGAGAcatttaattaatacattttcttttcaggATTTTGTTACTTTTAGACATTCCAGTCTGCTTTCAACAAGGAAAATGACACTTACTCttctggttctggatctggTGTTGCCATCCTTTTGAAAGAGGAGGTGGAAGATAAAAGTCACTGTATTATGACAATGACAATCAATACAATGAAAGCTACATATATGAGCAAGACTCAACAGGCAAACTTATTTTGGAAAGACATCCAACGATGTAACCTACCAAACCAAAAAACAaccattaatttaaaaaacaaatcagaaaaacCAACCTCTGAACTTTTCTTCCAGTTGTCCAAGTTTGTCTATTTACAGTAACAAACACGCTTCCTTTACTCCCTGTTACTGTTTAAATCAATTGATTTTACTTTAGTGCTTTGAAGCTGCTAGCTGTTTTATCTGTATTAAGCTAACATCTCTGGTGCTGATCTGACAGCTGGTGGAAGTTATTTAAACCTTTGTGACGCCCAGGGTTGGAACATTCCTGGCATTTATTTCTTTACCACATCACATGATACCACCTGATCCAGACTGGGCACTGATGATTGACTTCTGTCATTAATCAATACATATATTTCACAAAGAACAACACAAAGTACAGAAGACCTTCACAAGACGATTTAATAGACAAAAACATAGAAAGACACATATGTAGGTACACATTTTGATTGTTCCATTTTTTAAGAAGAAATGTCTCAATTGACATAATTGACTGATATGCACTATTTCCATACAGAAGGTGTgatgtttttacctttttatgtcattatgttttcatgctgacCATGTGATagtatttctgttttctttatcaTATCATTGTCTCTCCTTTGCAATATTTGACCGGCAAGTCAACTGCAATAATTGAACT from Notolabrus celidotus isolate fNotCel1 chromosome 11, fNotCel1.pri, whole genome shotgun sequence harbors:
- the LOC117820915 gene encoding deoxynucleoside triphosphate triphosphohydrolase SAMHD1-like; its protein translation is MATPDPEPEEKYKVINDPIHGLIKLHPLLIKIIDTPQFQRLRHIKQLGGVCFVYPGATHSRFEHSIGTGYLAGQLAENLRTRQPELDITEKDILCVQIAGLCHDLGHGPFSHLFDGCFLPKTKKSEEKENWKHEQGSCDMFDHLVRSNKLEPVMKEYGLKEKDMTFIKEMFFGPLDTKRNTDQKWPYNGREEKKAFLYDIVSNKRSGVDVDKFDYLLRDSYYLGIKTNFDYHRFMKFAKVFEVEGMTRKYICNRDKEVNNMYDLFQTRHSLHRRAYQHKVTQIIQHMIAEAFLKADDHINIKGSDGGIFTLSTAINDMVAYTKLTDSVFEQILNSYNEELAEARKILEDIVSRKIPKFVGETRPRAPIEDREV